A genomic stretch from bacterium includes:
- a CDS encoding ATP-grasp domain-containing protein has protein sequence QTPLKLAVPLHELGVPIFGTAPDAIDRAEDRERFSDLIVKLGLRQPENGVARSADEAFAVAHRIGYPVMVRPSYVLGGRAMEVVFDDNDLRTYLTEAVQASNERPVLIDRFLRDAAEVDVDVVSDGEAVVVGGIMEHIEEAGIHSGDSACVIPPHSLPAAVLDTIRDYSRRLATALKVVGLMNTQYAVKDGAVFVLEVNPRASRTVPFVSKAIGVPIAKIAAKVMAGAKLRELGVTTETAVRHYSVKESVFPFNRFPGVDTALGPEMKSTGEVMGIDPDFGLAFVKSQFGAGTHLPTSGTVFISVLDQYKERIVPIARRLLDLGFNLCATAGTADVLNAAGVSACRVLKVHEGRPNVVDMIKNREISLIINTPLGRRGKSDSTAIRREALARQVPTITTIPGAAAAVTGLESLARGELKVLSLQEYHAGKTF, from the coding sequence CAGACGCCGCTCAAGCTGGCCGTGCCGCTCCACGAGCTGGGGGTCCCGATCTTCGGGACCGCCCCCGACGCGATCGATCGCGCCGAGGATCGCGAGCGCTTCTCCGACCTGATCGTCAAGCTCGGGCTGCGGCAGCCAGAGAACGGCGTCGCGCGGAGCGCGGACGAGGCCTTCGCGGTGGCGCACCGGATCGGCTACCCCGTCATGGTCCGGCCGTCGTACGTCCTCGGCGGCCGCGCGATGGAGGTCGTCTTCGACGACAACGACCTGCGCACCTACCTCACCGAGGCGGTCCAGGCCTCCAACGAGCGGCCGGTCCTCATCGACCGCTTCCTGCGCGACGCCGCCGAGGTGGACGTCGACGTCGTCTCGGACGGCGAGGCGGTCGTGGTCGGCGGCATCATGGAGCACATCGAGGAGGCCGGCATCCACTCCGGCGACTCGGCCTGCGTGATCCCGCCGCACTCGCTCCCGGCCGCCGTGCTCGACACGATCCGCGACTACTCGCGCCGGCTGGCCACCGCCCTCAAGGTGGTCGGCCTGATGAACACGCAGTACGCGGTCAAGGACGGCGCGGTCTTCGTGCTCGAGGTCAACCCGCGCGCCTCGCGCACCGTGCCCTTCGTCAGCAAGGCCATCGGCGTGCCAATCGCGAAGATCGCCGCGAAGGTCATGGCCGGCGCGAAGCTGCGCGAACTGGGCGTGACGACCGAGACGGCAGTGCGGCACTACTCCGTCAAGGAGTCCGTCTTCCCGTTCAACCGCTTCCCCGGCGTCGACACCGCGCTCGGCCCCGAGATGAAGTCCACGGGCGAGGTCATGGGGATCGACCCGGACTTCGGCCTGGCCTTCGTCAAGAGCCAGTTTGGCGCCGGCACGCACCTGCCGACCTCCGGCACCGTCTTCATCTCCGTGCTCGACCAGTACAAGGAGCGGATCGTGCCGATCGCGCGGCGGCTGCTCGACCTGGGCTTCAACCTCTGCGCCACCGCCGGCACCGCGGACGTGCTCAACGCCGCCGGCGTCTCGGCCTGCCGCGTGCTCAAGGTCCACGAAGGCCGCCCGAACGTCGTCGACATGATCAAGAACCGCGAGATCAGCCTGATCATCAACACGCCGCTCGGCCGCCGCGGCAAGTCGGACTCGACCGCGATCCGCCGCGAGGCGCTCGCCCGGCAGGTGCCGACGATCACGACGATCCCGGGCGCCGCCGCCGCCGTCACCGGCCTGGAGTCGCTGGCGCGCGGCGAGCTGAAAGTGCTGTCGCTGCAGGAGTACCACGCCGGCAAGACGTTCTAG